A section of the Tenrec ecaudatus isolate mTenEca1 chromosome 15, mTenEca1.hap1, whole genome shotgun sequence genome encodes:
- the LOC142427752 gene encoding small ribosomal subunit protein RACK1-like → MTLRGTLKGHNGWVTQIATTPQFPAMILSASRDKTIIMWKLTRDESNYGIPQRALRGHSHFVSNVVISSDGQFALSGSWDGTLRLWDLTMGTTTRRHVGHTKDVLSAAFSSDNWQIVSGSRDKTIKLWNTLGVCKCTVQDESHSEWVSRVRFSPNSSNPIIVSCGWDKLVKVWNLANCKLKTNHIGHTGYLNTVTVSPDGSLCASGGKDGQAMLWDLNEGKHLYTLDGGDIINALCFSPNRYWLCAATDPSIKIWDLEGKIIVDELKQEVISTSSKAKSPQCTSLLMARLCLQVTQITSCEYGR, encoded by the coding sequence ATGACCCTTCGTGGCACCCTCAAGGGCCACAACGGCTGGGTAACGCAGATCGCTACCACGCCACAGTTCCCCGCCATGATTCTGTCTGCTTCGCGAGATAAGACCATCATCATGTGGAAGCTCACGAGGGATGAGAGCAACTATGGCATTCCCCAACGTGCTCTGCGTGGTCACTCTCACTTTGTGAGCAACGTGGTCATCTCTTCTGATGGCCAGTTTGCGCTCTCAGGCTCCTGGGATGGAACACTACGTCTCTGGGATCTTACAATGGGCACCACCACACGCCGCCATGTTGGCCATACCAAGGACGTGCTGAGTGCGGCCTTCTCCTCTGACAACTGGCAGATTGTCTCAGGCTCCCGAGATAAGACCATCAAGCTGTGGAATACTCTGGGCGTTTGCAAGTGCACCGTACAGGACGAGAGCCACTCTGAATGGGTGTCCCGTGTGCGCTTTTCGCCCAACAGCAGCAACCCCATCATCGTCTCCTGTGGCTGGGACAAGTTGGTCAAGGTGTGGAACTTGGCTAATTGCAAACTGAAAACGAACCACATCGGCCACACAGGCTACCTGAACACTGTGACAGTCTCTCCGGATGGATCCCTCTGTGCttctggaggcaaggatggccaggccATGCTGTGGGATCTCAATGAAGGCAAGCACCTTTATACCCTCGATGGAGGAGACATTATCAATGCCCTGTGCTTCAGTCCCAACCGCTACTGGCTCTGTGCTGCCACTGACCCCAGCATCAAGATCTGGGACTTGGAGGGCAAGATCATTGTTGATGAGCTGAAGCAAGAAGTGATCAGCACCAGCAGCAAGGCCAAATCACCCCAGTGCACCTCTCTGCTGATGGCCAGACTCTGTTTGCAGGTTACACAGATAACCTCGTGCGAGTATGGCAGGTGA